The genomic segment CCTGGGTCCCATCATTGGGGACCTCCTCCTTTACATCTCATCGACAGTGTGGTACCTTTTACCGTTTAATAAAGATTAAGGACATGTTCTTTGGTCAACAACCAGAACTCAGAATCTGCTGGAGTAGGGTCAGAGACCATTTCAGTCACAGctgaggaaaatgaaatttccattttatttggtGCCTTGTACCAGGAGCACACTAACTCTTTCGGAAACACGTGAGTGAGAAGAGATTGTGTTTTGCCTGCTAGAAACTCACGGTTATGGCGAGTGACCCAACGTGATCAGTGGGGGcaagagccacagaggaactcatGACGGGCTATACCATGTTGCGGAATGGGGGCGCGGGGAACGGAGGTCAGACCTGCATGCTGCGGTGGTCCAACCGGATTCGGCTCACGTGGCTCAGCTTCACGCTCTTCATCATCCTGGTTTTCTTCCCCCTCATCGCTCACTATTATCTCACCACCCTGGACGAGGCGGACGAGGCAGGCAAGCGGATTTTTGGCCCACGGGCTGGTAGCGAGCTCTGCGAGGTAAAGCACGTGCTGGATCTCTGCCGCATCCGTGAGTCTGTCAGTGAAGAGCTCTTGCAGCTGGAAGCCAAGCGGCAAGAGCTGAACAGTGAAATCGCCAAGCTGAATCTGAAGATTGAAGCCTGTAAGAAGAGTATTGAGAATGCCAAGCAGGACCTGCTCCAGCTCAAGAACGTCATCAGCCAGACTGAGCACTCCTATAAAGAGCTGATGGCCCAAAATCAGCCCAAACTTTCTCTGCCCATCCGACTCCTCCCGGAGAAGGATGATGCTGGCCTTCCTCCCCCAAAGGTCCTCCGGGGCTGCCGGCTGCACAATTGTTTTGATTATTCTCGTTGCCCTCTCACCTCTGGCTTTCCAGTCTATGTTTATGACAGTGACCAGTTTGCCTTTGGCAGCTACCTGGATCCCTTGGTCAAGCAGGCTTTTCAGGCCACAGCACGAGCCAATGTGTATGTTACAGAAAATGCAGACATTGCCTGCCTTTATGTGATCTTAGTGGGAGAGATGCAGGAGCCGGTGGTGCTGCGGCCTGTGGAGCTTGAGAGACATTTGTATTCCCTACCACACTGGCGGACAGATGGGCACAACCACGTCATCATCAATCTGTCTCGGAGGTCGGACACGCAGAATTTATTGTACAATGTCAGTACAGGCCGTGCCATGGTGGCCCAGTCCACTTTCTATGCTGCCCAGTACAGGCCTGGCTTTGACTTGGTGGTATCACCACTAGTCCATGCCATGTCAGAGCCCAACTTTATGGAAATCCCACCGCAGGTGCCAGTGAAGCGGAAGTATCTCTTCACCTTCCAGGGTGAGAAGATTGAGTCGCTGAGATCCAGCCTTCAAGAGGCTCGTTCCTTtgaggaggagatggagggcGACCCTCCAGCAGACTACGACGATCGCATCATTGCCACCCTCAAGGCTGTGCAGGACAGCAAGCTAGACCAGGTCCTGGTGGAATTTACCTGCAAAAACCAGCCAAGACCCAGTCTGCCTACGGAGTGGGCGCTGTGCGGGGAGCGGGAAGACCGCTTAGAGCTGCTGAAGCTTTCCACCTTTGCCCTCATTATCACTCCTGGGGACCCTCACTTGGTTATCTCCTCTGGGTGTGCGACGCGGCTCTTTGAAGCCCTGGAGGTCGGGGCCGTCCCGGTCGTGCTGGGGGAGCAAGTGCAGCTTCCTTACCAAGACATGCTGCAGTGGAGCGAGGCTGCCCTGGTGGTGCCCAAGCCGCGAGTGACCGAGGTCCACTTCCTGCTACGAAGTCTCTCGGACAGCGACCTCCTAGCTATGAGGCGGCAAGGCCGCTTCCTCTGGGAGACTTACTTCTCCACCGCCGACAGCATCTTCAGTACCGTGCTGGCTGTGATTAGGACGCGCATCCAGATCCCAGCCGCTCCCATCCGGGAGGAAGCCGCGGCTGAGATCCCCCATCGCTCAGGCAAGGCGGCTGGGACCGACCCCAACATGGCCGACAACGGGGACCTGGACCTGGGGCCGGTGGAGACGGAGCCGCCCTACGCCTCCCCCAAATACCTCCGCAACTTCACCTTGACCGTCACTGACTTCTACCGCAGCTGGAACTCTGCGCCAGGGCCTTTCCACCTTTTTCCCCACACACCGTTTGACCCTGTGTTGCCCTCAGAGGCCAAATTCTTGGGCTCGGGGACCGGATTTCGGCCCATTGGTGGTGGAGCCGGGGGTTCTGGCAAGGAGTTCCAGGCAGCACTTGGAGGCAACGTTCCTCGGGAGCAGTTCACAGTAGTGATGTTGACGTACGAGCGGGAGGAGGTGCTCATGAACTCTTTAGAGAGACTGAATGGCCTCCCTTACCTCAACAAGGTCGTGGTGGTGTGGAATTCTCCCAAGCTGCCGTCAGAGGACCTTCTGTGGCCTGACATTGGCGTCCCCATCATGGTAATAGACATATGAGCAGTTTGTTTTACTGTGTGAGAGATTATTTCACTCTTAATCTCTTTTCCTtaaatatgcttaaaaaaaaaaaaaacctatgcagATTCTTCCCCTTAAATTtctgcttgtttctttttcagtccTTTCAGGCATTGCCAGTTCTGTCTCTACGATTCACTTCCGAAATCTCCTCTAAGATGCTCCAATACCAGAATTGATAAGGACCCCATGAAGGTTTACAAAAACCCTTGAGTGACCTCATAAACTACTTCTGTGTCGTCACAAAGATGATGATGAGAATGATGATGAAAAGCTAACATTTTAGAAACACTTATGATCTAGACGTTATAATGTAGCCCTTATGGAACTTATGTAATAAATTAGGACAGTTTCTTCATTATATATCTGTGGAAGCTGAGGCTTAGCGAGGTTAATCATTTTGCTCAGGGTCATGATTAGCAATCATGGGTGAACTGAGCTTTAGTGTGTCTGACCTCAGAGACTGCGGTTTTAATCACCTCCCAGAGGGTTGAGGAAGAAGACCTGTTTCATTTAACAGGCTTTAGAAGACTGGAGTCAGGGTTTGATGTTTTGGGAGTTAGAGATCTTGAACCTTTCCCAGAGTCTCTTCCaggttctttctcattctttactTCATCCGTTATGGTCAGAATGTTCTATTTCACAGAGAAATAATAGCCAAATAATAGACCTTTAGTTCTGAATACTTTAGCTTTTGATGTAAGCTTGTCAGTCTAGAGAGATTACCCATTTCTCTTAATTGTGAGAACTTAAAACAAGTCTTAAGCAACCTGGAAACTATTTACCGTGCAGCACAGTATTTTCCAGAAGAAGGTAGCAGAGAATGGTAGAGATCTGATGGGCCATGCATTGCTAGATGCTTGCTTATGAAAATTAGTATAGTTTTCAGGGAGAATTTGCCTAGAAGGAGAATGTGTAGGCTagacaagtttttaaaatttttatttcattgaggaactaattcacatgaaatattttctaagcAGCACCATGTTATAATGGAAAAGCATGAGTTTTAGAATGATGCAGAGCTGGGATTAAGTAGTCATTTTGTGGTCTTTGATAAGTTAATTCCTTTGACTTTAGGATTAAAGAGGAATCTAAAATAATACAAGTTAGGAATCTAGAAAGATGCTCAATAATGATTTAATTCCTACTTATCCCTTCATATCacaggagagagaaggcagcATAGAAATTCTGCTTATGTTAAGAAcagctcagagttcccgttgtggctcagtggttaacgaatccgactgagaaccatgaggttgtgggttcgatccctagccttgctcagtgggttaaggatccggtgttgctatgagctgtggtgtaggtcacagacgtggctcggatcccacgttgctgtggctctggcataggcttggcagctacagctccgattggacccctagcctgggaacctccatatgccgagggagcggctcgagaaatggcaaaaagacaaaaaaaaaaaaaaaagacagctctaGCTCACTTCACTGTTAAAGCTTCATATGTGTTACATAATTTCTCTTGGGTCAGAACTGTTACTGCTTTCTTTGTCTTATAAAaacctttgttttaaattttcattaatgcTGCTACTTTCTTATTACTGctgctcatcttttttttgtattttagttaATTGAATTTATAATCTGAGGTTATTCAAAGGTTGCCTAGGGTTCTCAAAACTTTTGATCCCAGAATTTATCTTGCATGTTAAGGAGAGTGTTATGAAGGGGGGGGGTATAGACTTCATCccaaataaatttaacttttttctttttcagttacaACTTCTTGAaagtcatcaaaattaaaaaattttttgttctatgaAAGGTAGATACTGCTCAAATAGAATAATAAAGCAgcctttgttttccatttcctgAGTTTTCTTTGAATTTGATAGGGATGTAGAGAAGCTGATGCCACCACAGTTAACAGTGACTAGAGTTCGTCAGAGAACCTACCAGAACTAATCCTTCCTTTTAACTCTGGTGGGAAATAAGTCCTCTTTGATTACTGGGCAGCTTATTGCAACAATATAATGCCTGGTCAGAAAATGCTAGACACTTTCCAAATGGGGTGCTATTTTGAATGGCTTGTTCATATTAGAGCTACatgtttttttctagttcttctgaaaaagaagaaacactttCAAGATGGAGAATTTAACTCCgttctctaaatatttggattGCTTTCTGTTTAAGAGAGGCCAGTTTTGGGGGCAGCAGTTGAATTGCTCACCCCTTGGGCAGAGAGCCCACCCTCCCAGATCTCAGGGCTCAGAGGGACTGCCAGCTCTTCCCTGTGGGA from the Phacochoerus africanus isolate WHEZ1 chromosome 15, ROS_Pafr_v1, whole genome shotgun sequence genome contains:
- the EXTL3 gene encoding exostosin-like 3; the encoded protein is MTGYTMLRNGGAGNGGQTCMLRWSNRIRLTWLSFTLFIILVFFPLIAHYYLTTLDEADEAGKRIFGPRAGSELCEVKHVLDLCRIRESVSEELLQLEAKRQELNSEIAKLNLKIEACKKSIENAKQDLLQLKNVISQTEHSYKELMAQNQPKLSLPIRLLPEKDDAGLPPPKVLRGCRLHNCFDYSRCPLTSGFPVYVYDSDQFAFGSYLDPLVKQAFQATARANVYVTENADIACLYVILVGEMQEPVVLRPVELERHLYSLPHWRTDGHNHVIINLSRRSDTQNLLYNVSTGRAMVAQSTFYAAQYRPGFDLVVSPLVHAMSEPNFMEIPPQVPVKRKYLFTFQGEKIESLRSSLQEARSFEEEMEGDPPADYDDRIIATLKAVQDSKLDQVLVEFTCKNQPRPSLPTEWALCGEREDRLELLKLSTFALIITPGDPHLVISSGCATRLFEALEVGAVPVVLGEQVQLPYQDMLQWSEAALVVPKPRVTEVHFLLRSLSDSDLLAMRRQGRFLWETYFSTADSIFSTVLAVIRTRIQIPAAPIREEAAAEIPHRSGKAAGTDPNMADNGDLDLGPVETEPPYASPKYLRNFTLTVTDFYRSWNSAPGPFHLFPHTPFDPVLPSEAKFLGSGTGFRPIGGGAGGSGKEFQAALGGNVPREQFTVVMLTYEREEVLMNSLERLNGLPYLNKVVVVWNSPKLPSEDLLWPDIGVPIMVVRTEKNSLNNRFLPWNEIETEAILSIDDDAHLRHDEIMFGFRVWREARDRIVGFPGRYHAWDIPHQSWLYNSNYSCELSMVLTGAAFFHKYYAYLYSYVMPQAIRDMVDEYINCEDIAMNFLVSHITRKPPIKVTSRWTFRCPGCPQALSHDDSHFHERHKCINFFVKVYGYMPLLYTQFRVDSVLFKTRLPHDKTKCFKFI